In the genome of Salinigranum halophilum, the window GAGCGGGATATCGCTCTCGACTACGATGTCGAAGCCGGCGTTCGGGGCGTCGGCCGCGTCGCGCGCCTGGTCGACCGCGGCGTCGACGTAGCCCATCGCCGCGTCGACGAGCGACCGGTCCACGTCGACGTCCGGTCTGTCGTCCGTGGAGCCGTGGTACTCGACGGTGAAGCCGTCGAGGCTCAGGTCCGTCGCCTGCACGCGGACGTGGTCGTCGTCACGCTCCGACACGTGGACACGCGCCCGTCGCTCGATGGCACAGGGAACCGCCGGTTCGCCGTAGACGACGGCGTGCTCCCCGAAGAGGTACACCTTGCCCGGGGCGCTCGAGACAGTCATGTGCCGAGGTTGCGGGCAGTGGATAAAAATGGTGTCCGATACCGGCCGCCCGACCGCTCGACCGTCCAGTCACCCGGTCAGTCGACGCGCTCGGGCGGGTGCAGCGTCGCCTCGGCGTGCGACGCGACGAACTGCGCGTAGACACGGGGCCGGACGCCGAGGTCTCGGAGGACCGCCGCGTAGCGTCCGTGCCCGCGTGCGAGCGAGACCCCGTCGCCAGTGGTCGCGACTCGGGCCTCGGCGTCGAGGTCGACCGGCGTCCGGACGAGGCGGTCGTCGAGGTGGCTGAACGCGGTGAGTCGCTGGCGGACCCGTCTGGCCCGCGTCGGCCCGGGAGCGACCGAGAGTTCGACGTCGCGGTTGCCCGCATCGAACAGCGAGACCGAGAAGGAGTCGGGCGTGCCGTCGAGCGCGATGTCGGCGACGGACTTCGGGAACCCCCAGAGTTCGTCGCCGAGCGCTCGGGCGGGTGCTGTCGTCACCGGGAGGTCGACGACGTAGCCGCCGATGCCGTCTAGGGAGGTCGGCATGCCCGCGACGCCCGCCGCCGTGACGGGGACGACGACCGCGAACTCGCGGTACGGCTCCAGCGAACCCACCGCACGGTAGTCGATTCCAACCACCGTGACTGCGCCGCGGCGCGCGCCGAAGCGGAGCGGCGTCAGGTCCGCCGGGAGCGCCGCACGGAGCGGGGCCCAGTCGGCCGCGAACACCGCGCCGCCGAGACGAGCGCGACACGTGAGCGGAACGGTGACCTCGTGGCCCGTCGACAGCTGTCGGGGTGCTGGCCCGGTCGCCATCCGGGCTAGTGCTCGGCTTCTTCCTCGTCGTACGCGTCGGTGAGGTCGTCGAGTTCGGCGATTTCGAGGTCGGCGTCGGAGCCGCGGAGCTTCCGGACGGCGACGGCGACCACGGCGAGGGCGACGACGCCGAGAAGGAGGGCGAGCGGGCCGACGCGACGGCCGGACGACTCGTCGGCCGTGTCGTCGGACTCGGACGCTGCCCCCTCGCCGGCGACCGCCTCGAGTTCCTCGTACGCCTCGTCTTCGTCCTCGTCGGCCGAGCGGCCGATGGCGGGAGCGGTGTTCGTCGCGCTGAACTCCAGACCGTCGTGAACGTGCAGTTCGAACAGGGTGAACTTGTCCATGGCGCAGTAGACGACGACGAGCCGTATCAACGTTGTGACGACTTCTCTCCCCCCGCGCCGAGAGCAACGTATTTCGGCGCGGTCGCCCGAGACGGCGTATGGACGACACACCACGGGGGTTCCTCGAAGCCCTCCTCGGAACGCACAGCCCGTCGGGGTTCGAGACACGCGGACAGCGCGTCTGGCTCGACTACGTCTCCGATATCGCCGACGAGGTGTGGACGGACGCCTACGGCAACGCGGTCGCCGTCGTCGAGGGGAGCGGCTCCGGGCCCGAACTGGCGTTCACGGGCCACGTCGACGAGATCGGGTTTATCGTCCGTGACGTCACCGACGACGGCTTTCTCAGGGTGGGCCCTATCGGCGGCGCGGACCGGACCGTCTCGAAGGGCCAGCACGTGACGATTCACACCGACGACGGGCGCGTCCAGGGTGTCGTCGGGCAGACGGCCATCCACCTGCGCGACCACGGGAGCGAGGAGTACGAGGACATCGAGGCACAGTTCGTCGACGTGGGTGCGGACGACGAGGAGACCGCGCGCTCGCTGGTCCAGGTCGGTGACCCGGTGACGTTCACTAGTGGCCTGCACGAACTCCACGGGACCAGGCTCGCCGCCCGCGGCGTCGACAACCGCGTGGGCGTGTGGGCGGCCGCGGAGGGACTCCGCCGTGTGGCCGCGACCGACCACGAGGCGACGGTGTACGCCGTCTCGACGGTCCAGGAGGAGGTCGGGTTACAGGGGGCGCGCATGGTCGGGTACGACCTCGACCCCGACGCCGTCATCGCGCTCGACGTCACCCACGCGACGGACTCGCCCGCCGTCTCGGGCGAGAAGAACACCCCGGTGAAGCTCGGAGCGGGGCCAGTCGTCTCGCGCGGGAGCACCAACCATCCGGTGCTGGTCGACATCCTGCGACGTGCCGCCGATGAGGGAGAAATCGACTCGCAGTTGCAGGCGACCGGCGTCCGAACGGGCACCGACGCGGACGCCTTCTACACGACGCGCTCTGGCATTCCGGCGGTGAACGTCGGCATCCCGAACCGGTACATGCACACGCCAGTCGAGGTGGTCGACACCGACGACCTCGACGCGACTGTGGACCTCTTGGCTGCCTTTGCGGTACGTGCTGGCGAGTACGACGACTTCTCCGTGCAGCTCTGAACCGGTCGTCGTAGTCTCCAGCCCCCCGCTGAACACGTCGTGACGTGCGTGCTCGCCACGAGCGAGGACCTGCCGGCCAGAGGCACCGAGGATGCGGCCGCCAGGGCGGTGAAGCCACGAGCCGCCTCAGCCGACTGCGCTCCTCGCCGCTCACATTCGTTCGCGGCGTCGGTGCTCATCCATCGCGCGTGCGGTGCGCGGACATACCGCGAACCGTCACGCGCTACTGTCTCAGTTCTCCGGCGCACGCTGCTGGCGGCACCGTCCGCGGCGAACAGCGTGTGAGGGGACGGCTCGCGGCTCCGTCCGCGAGTCGACGGCTGGGTCTGGCTCGTCCCCGTCCGTTCGGCCGCACCACCCACAGCGTTCCGTCGCAC includes:
- a CDS encoding M20/M25/M40 family metallo-hydrolase, whose product is MDDTPRGFLEALLGTHSPSGFETRGQRVWLDYVSDIADEVWTDAYGNAVAVVEGSGSGPELAFTGHVDEIGFIVRDVTDDGFLRVGPIGGADRTVSKGQHVTIHTDDGRVQGVVGQTAIHLRDHGSEEYEDIEAQFVDVGADDEETARSLVQVGDPVTFTSGLHELHGTRLAARGVDNRVGVWAAAEGLRRVAATDHEATVYAVSTVQEEVGLQGARMVGYDLDPDAVIALDVTHATDSPAVSGEKNTPVKLGAGPVVSRGSTNHPVLVDILRRAADEGEIDSQLQATGVRTGTDADAFYTTRSGIPAVNVGIPNRYMHTPVEVVDTDDLDATVDLLAAFAVRAGEYDDFSVQL
- a CDS encoding acetoacetate decarboxylase family protein — translated: MATGPAPRQLSTGHEVTVPLTCRARLGGAVFAADWAPLRAALPADLTPLRFGARRGAVTVVGIDYRAVGSLEPYREFAVVVPVTAAGVAGMPTSLDGIGGYVVDLPVTTAPARALGDELWGFPKSVADIALDGTPDSFSVSLFDAGNRDVELSVAPGPTRARRVRQRLTAFSHLDDRLVRTPVDLDAEARVATTGDGVSLARGHGRYAAVLRDLGVRPRVYAQFVASHAEATLHPPERVD